The Gigantopelta aegis isolate Gae_Host unplaced genomic scaffold, Gae_host_genome ctg4746_pilon_pilon, whole genome shotgun sequence genome includes the window ATgggtttaaataaatttatgatGAAGGTGTTTAATGTGTAGTGGTGGTACCACAATGAGTGAGTAATCACACTCTTTCTTCACGTCGATGTCTCTGGTCATCTAGAGACTTGTACACTGTAATTCTTCGACTGGCCATCTCTTGAAACCCAACCTTTTGACCACACCCACACAGCTGATGAGCTCCACCCAAATAATATTCTGCAGCTAAACTattaatgttaattatgtaATAGTGTTAACCAATTAATctcaattttattaatatttactctGCTTTCTTTCAGATTTCAGGAAATTTTAGGCAAATGACAGTAGTCATCACAAGTGCTGTTAAAATTATCTTAGTTTTATTACTGTTCACAAACCATTCATTAGTGAAGGAAGAATAGTCTCTCTGAAACATGCTTTCAAAAGTGGATGGTTCACGTTGTCATTCCCCTTTGCATCCATGGCAACATGATGGTGTCTGCATTTATAACCCAAAGACAAAGAAGGGACGTTGTGTAGCACCAGATACTCCATCAATTTAAATTGTTCTTTAGTAGCTCGATATCGTTCATTAAGCATTAGGGATCGTGGTGGGACAACCTGTAAAAATATGTACATACGAGGCTCTGGACCCTGGATTAAGTTGGGAGAAACCTCTTAAATGGATAAGTCCGCCAAAGCTATTTGATATCTGGACAGCTCATTTATCATATAAAGTTGATTTCCGATGGCTTGCCATGTCTACTATCATCACACTGTTCATTGAACCAACAAGCACTGGAGTTTCGTTATCCTATAAGGATGAATTGGGACAAAAACCATGAAAGGTCCCAATTTCTACATTCCAGTCCACTGCCAGCCTCACAGTCACTACATGTGTGCAATCAGCTTTCTTCAGCCAAAGTTGGACCGTCTACCCATGGTTTCACAGAAGAAAGTCACGAGTAAGTCGTTTGAATTTTTCATGTCTTTCTCATTTACTAGGTAAAAAAGAGCCTGTAAATTGCACCACTGCTTTATCCTCCTAGTTTTCAAAGAGAATGTTCGAAACATTATCCTCATTGTCATAATACTCGGTATCAATGGATATTATAAACCATTATTGTGAACATTTGTTTGTACCCTGAAGCATCTGTTGAAGAATTATTATTCTTATGATTGAGTTCACCAAGTGAAgtgaaaagaaaataaaaaatttcttctACCATTTAAATCGAGTGTTGAATTCCAGTGTAAAGTTGGAGATCAATGTGATGATTGTCAAACATGTTGGGCACAAAAAACGAGTTGAACCTTGTGATAAAGATGAGTTCATTGGTAAGAGTAAACGTTTGTCtcgtaacaatatttaaaaggCATGGCATAGCCTTTCATGGATAGCATACAGCATGAATTGGTTGTCCAAAGTACAGGAATGCCAGCAATCGATTAAGTATGATCCTCCTCGTCAGAGAATAACACTCATGGGACACACAGACATGGCTGTCATGGTCTTTCATGCAGCATTAACAAAACCAGAAATATTTGGAAAATGTAGCTTGTTTTTCTCACGAGGTTTGTAAGTCCATTCACTCCTCTAtgtcatccatccatttatccaatATGTTCTTTCATTTGTGCATCTGTTCACCCATCATCACTTTTTTCCATCAATTTCACATGTTCTCTAGATTTTTCCAACCACTTACTGATCGCTATCAAACATCAAGCATGATATTTGATGCAATTATTAAGCAAGGACAAAAAGTCACGTTCAATCATGGCCTTCAAGCACTGCATTTCCACTCAGAAATACTACTTTGATCATGGTGAGAATGACGACTTCTTTTTCCCCTGGCAAATGCCATACAAACAACCAATGATGTCATTTAAAAGTTGAAGGAAGCTCTTTATTTGGAAGAGCATACTAACATTTTAGAGTTCACAATTCCTAAGAAAAAACTATCATACATGACACGGTCACCCACCAGACTTGATTTCTCGTTTGAAATTCCACTCACTATATTTCACAGAGCAAACGGAGGACCTAACAAAGAATATGTCCGAAGTATTAAAGTCAGTGAGGAAATTTATTGCTGAGACAATCAGCCATAATCCAGTCCAACCCTGACACTACAGACAACAGTGACacggtagtatattagatagcAGTACTGTCAATGATACTAAAGGTAATACTGACAAGGATTCTTTGGAGACAGGATCATGgctgatgatgacaatgatgatggtTATTGTACACCACAATGTAATGACAAAGCTGGAGTACCACTGGGTGTGTTTTTAGGATCAGTTGGTAAGCATTTGTTAATAGTATTGTTCATTTACAGATCCAAGATTACTATCTATAACAGAGAAATTGTTAAAAAGCTATCAATTCTATCCTTTGCCTAGGTGTGAGTGTTATTGTATCTGTCATAGTGACCGTTATTCTGATGTGTCTGAGAGAAGGTAGTCGTCGTGCTGcagacaaaagaagaaaaagaggagAAAGAATTAATGGAAGAATTCAGCAGTGGAGATGAAGACCTCCGACTTGTGAAGTGAAAACGGACGTAAGTATTACATAGAACAGAAAAAAGACTATATTGTTTAATCTAATAATGTTGGAGAGATgacattgtaataatttaaagaCACATAATCCTTCATTTCTTGTTTGGTCACCCAGACATAGTCTTCTattcacttttatttaaaatcactTCTCCTGAAAATAAACTGAGCTTTTAAAAAGAATACCTGTAAGAGAGAATTATAGCATTCACACAATAACAAAGTTAACAGTAACCAACTTAAGATTCAATAACCAATAAGTCTATTACCAGCTCTATACCATTGGACTATCTGTTACTAACTTGGATCCAATAAGACCATCTATCTTTTCAGGATATCTATACTGAAAATAAGCCACTGGAGTGTTTTGAAAAGAAACTGAACACTCAATTCAGAACCACATTCCTCCAATAGTTCACGCTGAGAGCCTCTATATAGAGGTGGAAACCCCATACTACTACTTGATTAACTTGATCAAGTATACTCTTTAACTCACTTGAATTAAGCTCTCTCCTTGATCCAGTCCTCCTTGAGGCATTTGCCAAGTATGAAGTTCTCTTGGTTTCTTTACTAGCAAATAAAGAATGCTGTCAAGTTTACGATACAATGAGTGATAATTTCCAGTTCTGTCTGCTTCTGTCTCTCTATAATCATCAGACATTACTAATAATGAGATTAACACTGAACTACCGAGGTTGAGTTCGAAAAGATCGTAATTCCAACTCTCTTGCTTCTTCAAGTTCTTCAAATTCCATTCCTCCATCAACTTTAGACATCTGTGTACAAAATATGATAACATAATTCATTTGTTTACCTCACTTACATCAATGTCTTCCTCCATGCTTTCTTTCCCTTGCCTGTTTTTTTTGCTAGATAAGCTCTTTCTTCGAGCTCATAGTCAGAAAGACGGCTGCGTCTTAACTTTACATTAACCtgaaaaaacatatattattatagattataaaataattgttcaTATCGGTATCAAGACTTAAGAAACCACTCAATAGTGCACTGTGACATTATTTTGTACCTTATGGTCCTCAAATTTCTGTTCAAGAGATGTCTTAGCTCGGCTAATAACAGGGAATCGCTGGACACATACAGCACTAGCTATTCTCCAAGGATGACCTATGACAGCTGGTTCTATGTCACTAGACGATGCTTTATATACATAAACGTACCACACAATGTCATGTACACGTACCTACAGAAGATAATGAATACTTCCTATTGCTGTGTAGTagtattcttttaaaaagtatttctaAAGTACTTCTACAGTGGGGCTTTCTGAATGCCATTAGGTTAGCCTTCAATTTTTAACCCTTTTGTTCAATACTAGTCTACGCATGCGCAAACTATATACGGGTATTCGTGGAATAAAATTATAGCAATGCTGTTTTACATAATTTACAGCCTCCTTGTATCACCACACAGCTAGCAATTGCTATGTTAGTGGTGTCTTCCAGTGTCTGATGAACcaccctttttttaaaattcctgTAATCAACCAGAAAACTTGCATGTTGTGAATGTACAAAGTCaggtataatattttaaagttaaaaaaattcaaattaatgcAAAGTTGCAAACTTATGCTGTCACAGAGGAGAATGTTTACTGAAGTATTACTAAACTTATACAGGATGTTACAGGTATAGCAGTGGTATAACAACACTTTCATAATGGCAAAGGCATTAACAAACTACCAAAGATCAGGGATCAGGACATTGTCCCTTCACAAGATCAATGTACAATTGAGAAGTTAATATTAGAACTACCTGAATATCTTACACCTACTGCAAAATTAAGAGGGATAAAATGAGCCTAAACTTCTTTCCTTATCTCCACCTCCAGAAGAGAGTTGATGATAATATAGATTTATTATATCCAAAACTGGTATTTTTAACTTTGTGCTTATAACTTATTATTATCTGGTTTCTCTTGATGTACTATATTTTTATGTTgcactttttttaaaagcttaaAGTTATGCCACCACTTCTTATAAAATTTAGACATAAAATTATGAATGTCCATTTTTGTATTAACTGTTAGATAGAGAGTCTAAGGTTGACCCTATATAGTAATTAGCTAATCATAGCTATGACAAGTCAACAGCCATTAGCTGGAGAAAGTTATCCAAAGTTGGACCACTCGAAGGACTAAAGGAGCAGTTATAAATTTAGATAGAAGCAACAAAAGATAATGAAGAGTGTTTaggtaatgatttttatttcttaagcccctataaaattaaaataatgataaaaattattataattagtagtGTTGTTATAGTTTGCTTAAGTAGGACTAGTTTATATCTTGGGCattaaaagtataattttagttttgattattttaagttttgttAGTTGATGCTAGTAATCATATTCATAGTTGCCATTAATAAGTTCATAAGCGTACACAGTGCCGCCCCGCAAGAAGTTGTCAGATAAAAtctgcagtacatataaaagaaagcAAAATAGTCATCTTGCCAGATAGGCCAGGGTTGCATctagacctctgagatggttaccagcatactcgTAAGGGTATACAAAAGGTCaactaggatagggctggtagtctcgtgatgaggctggtgtatttgtggggcccAGTTCCTGCTTACGATGACTGTGTTGAGATCCTGCAGAGCTCAAATCCCGTATGGATGGTTTGAAGTGAGGGCAAAGCTCCAGCCAGGATTGTCTCGTCTTTGGATGAGGGGTTACCAAGCCAATGGTGGCtgtcccagctagcaatagcagggaatcctggagcctaaaTAAAAGCCTGAGTGGTGAGTGATGAGGGATTGTTTGGTCAACACACaagggttttaaaaaataaatttagatttaaaaaaataaattgtgtatTAAGTTGAGTCAGTGTTGATGTTTGATAGTCTTAATGTACCTTACATGTACTATTCCAAAACTAATGCAATActacatttgacaattctgtaATACTGAGTGTGACACTAAATAGTTATCACTtgtgtcaaaatatttgtttcaatgtattttcatattactaatgtaaagtattattgtctctttttttatgttacaacaaataaaaatcctTACCTAAATACTATCAATCCACAACATGTAACTTCTGCTTACATAAGAGAATGCAATAAAAACTTAAAGAAGGGTTTAAAGATTTGGATAACCTTCTGCTAATAGTTTTCTCAAAGCAACCattttgtataatgacaccacGTGGAGACACAAAAGGGTTAACAATAGCAAGCTCAGCATAGAAGGCGTGGCTTAGCATGGCCACGCACGTGTATCTGTTTAGAGCTCGTATCACTCATTCTGGATTTATCTTTCCTCTTCAACTAGTTAGACGGTATGCCTTGAAGTACAAGATGCCCAAAGAGGAGTCTCAAGCTTTAGCCAAATACAGGAGACAAGTAACAGGTCTTAGAAGACAATTTAGGGAGGAGTGGCTAAACAAAGTGAGTCACgtgatattaatttttatcaaaGTTACAAATATTGGGGGTTGATAAACACAATCTTGTTAGCTCGTACAGTCATTACTGTACACAACGATACATGCATTGATGAAAATAAGTTATGCACTTGTGAacattttactcaaaatttttcataaaaatacaataattatatttactataAACAGAAACAACAAGAGGAAGAAATGTTGTCAGCTAAAGCTGCTGAAGAAGCTAAATTAGAGCGAGAAATGGAAGAAAAAGCATTTGAAGACAATAAAAGAGAAAACGAGAGAATGGCTAGAAAAGGTACCCACTtcagaataatacattttataactgGTTATTAATACAGAATGGAGTTATTAGCAGCCAAAGatgcaaaattaaaagagaaaaaggaGAAAGGTGATATAATTAGAACAGttaaagaaagagaaagaaaagaaataagatgAAAGAAGTTAAAGACAagaaggtatatatatatatattactgataCTTTGGTGGTATTTAATGAGTAATTTTTTCCTAGATGTCTAGTGAAGAAATGATCACAATGGATAATCTTGACTCTAAAATTGAAGAAGTTATTGATAAATAATTCAGTTTGACTATGTGCTGGACAAATCTGGGAAAAGTTCTGTAGGTGGTAGATAGCACACCTGTGTAATATGCTACTTGTTCTTTTTCCAACATGCAAAGCCACACCTTAACTTAAGCACTTACATTAATGGTTATATAAcaattgttttgtaataaatgaattaaaccATGTTTTATTcttaacaattattataaaacagtttGAATCTTTTGTGGTATATAGTGGCTTTTAGAAAAGCcggttaaaaagaaaaattgttgTTGGTATGTCTAGAGATTTACTTGCTGCTGGTGTATTTGGTGACAGCCTTAGTACCCTCAGAGACAGCATGTTTGGAGAGCTCACCAGGAAGCCAGAGACGAACAGCAGTCTGAATTTCCCGACTAGTAATGGTAGATTTCTTGTTGTACTGGGCAAGACGAGAAGCCTCAGTAGCAATCCTCTCAAAGATGTCGTTTACAAAGGAGTTCATGATGCTCATAGCTTTACTAGAGATACCGGTCTCGGGATGTACCTGCTTCAGAACTTTGTAGATGTAGATGGAATAGCTCTCCTTTCGgttctttcttctctttttcttaTCTGTAGAAACCTTAGATTTGGTGGCAAGCTTTTTTTTCTCGCCTTTCTTGCTTGCAACTTTGCCgggcattttgaaatatagagTTCACTTCTTTCTGAGACTAGAACTGTGTGGTACACTACGTACGTCTTTCCTTATATGTCAGGTTGTTAGATCACGACCATGGTCTGTCAACAGTTGTGACCCATCCTAGTTTAGATTGACTTCAAAGTCTATTATGATTGGATGATGCAATAGTGATCCTATTTCAAACATCCTACATATCCgccaaatttaaatattattcataatCAATGAATCTATTATAATGAGCTTTCCTGTTACACCTGACTGTGGATACTCTACTGCCCCCTCAGTCCATTGGGTGGA containing:
- the LOC121392884 gene encoding late histone H2B.L4-like; translation: MPGKVASKKGEKKKLATKSKVSTDKKKRRKNRKESYSIYIYKVLKQVHPETGISSKAMSIMNSFVNDIFERIATEASRLAQYNKKSTITSREIQTAVRLWLPGELSKHAVSEGTKAVTKYTSSK